One Chthoniobacterales bacterium genomic window carries:
- a CDS encoding biopolymer transporter ExbD, translating to MAGGGGGEGEPEFQIAPMVDVLLVILIFFMTITSAQVLKVDKTIKLPAAPHALKKDNQRAEAVVNVRWVEATNKGEFVFDDKVYARSSDLVPLIRNAKAIGEKKITAGNNPNFRIVIRGDRNVPATYVAQAMNATAEAGVVDVSFSAVNKE from the coding sequence ATGGCTGGCGGAGGAGGCGGCGAAGGCGAACCGGAGTTTCAGATTGCTCCGATGGTCGACGTGCTGCTCGTGATTCTCATTTTCTTCATGACGATCACGTCCGCGCAGGTGCTCAAGGTGGACAAGACCATCAAACTTCCGGCGGCACCGCACGCCCTGAAGAAGGACAACCAGCGCGCCGAGGCCGTGGTGAACGTGCGCTGGGTGGAGGCGACGAACAAGGGCGAGTTTGTCTTCGACGACAAGGTCTACGCTCGTTCCAGTGACCTCGTGCCGCTCATCCGCAATGCAAAGGCGATCGGCGAGAAGAAGATTACCGCGGGAAACAATCCCAATTTTCGCATCGTGATCCGTGGCGACCGCAATGTCCCTGCGACCTATGTGGCCCAGGCCATGAATGCCACGGCCGAGGCCGGGGTCGTCGACGTGTCGTTCTCCGCGGTGAACAAGGAATAG
- a CDS encoding biopolymer transporter ExbD — MKRFEQNVNEGALGFQIAPMIDVVFVIMLFFMVMAGAVKVEKELNTQLPGSAETQEETPFVDEQIITISDVGEIALNDEPLDSATSQDLPQLKGTLMRIKQNADAAKTPAIVTIVSDPEAKYSRTVDVLDALAVAQIDSVTFSVSEEE; from the coding sequence ATGAAACGTTTCGAACAGAATGTGAACGAGGGCGCCCTTGGATTCCAGATCGCGCCGATGATCGATGTCGTCTTCGTGATCATGCTGTTTTTCATGGTCATGGCGGGCGCCGTGAAAGTGGAAAAGGAACTCAACACCCAGCTCCCCGGTTCCGCGGAAACTCAGGAGGAAACTCCCTTCGTCGACGAGCAGATCATCACCATCTCCGACGTCGGCGAAATCGCCCTCAACGACGAACCGCTCGACTCCGCGACGAGCCAGGACTTGCCCCAGCTCAAGGGCACGCTCATGCGCATCAAGCAGAATGCCGATGCCGCCAAGACGCCCGCCATCGTCACCATCGTCAGCGATCCCGAGGCCAAATACAGTCGCACCGTCGATGTCCTCGACGCCCTTGCGGTCGCTCAGATCGACAGCGTCACCTTCAGCGTGTCCGAAGAGGAATAG